DNA from Paratractidigestivibacter faecalis:
AAGAACCACAGCTTCCTAGACGGCAACAAGCGAATTGCCGCGACCATGTTCCTGTACTTTCTGGACCGCAATAACGCCCTGTTTGTGGGCGGTCGTAAGGTAATGGATGACAGCACAATAGTTGCCGTTACCGTGATGATTGCCGAAAGCGAGCCCGATGAGAAGGACGCCATGGTTGCGCTGGTCATGAACTTCCTGGCTATGGGTCTTGGGGGACACGAGGAGAGGCGTACGCGGGAGGACCCGCTCTGAGGCACCTCCTGGAGCGCCCCTACCGCCCCTTGGCGGCGAGGATGGCGTCGATGAGGGTGGCCACGCCGTGGTCGTCGTTGCTGGGCACCAGGTAGTCGGCGTGGGCATGCATGTGCTCCTCGGCGTTGGCCACCACAAAGCTGTGGCCCACGGCCGAGAGCATGGGGATGTCGTTGTAGGTGTCGCCCACGGCGGCGGCATCCGCAAGGCCAATGCCCAGCTGGCGGCAGAGGTGCGCCACGCCGGAGCCCTTGCTCACGCCCAGGTTCATGAAGTCGATCCACTCGCGCCCGGCGTTGGTGACGTAGAGACGGCTGCCAAAGCGCGGCTCGTAGACGCTGGCAAAGCGCGGCTCGGCGTCGTAGTCGGGGAAGAAGATCGTGACCTTGTCCGCCTCGTCGTCCACCTCGTCGAAGCTCCCCACGTAGTGGATGTCCTTGTAGTACTTGTAGATGTCCTCGTGGAACTGGCGGTCACGCTCCAGGACGTAGGCCTTGTCAAACGCGCAGAGCACCGGGGCGCAGTTGCCGTCGGCGGCGGCAAAGTCCAGCACCTCGTGCCAGAGCTCGGGCCTGATGAGGTCGCGGAAGGCAGTGCGCCCCTGGTAGATGACCCAGCCACCGTTGTCCGCGCAGAAGGCGATGCTGTCCTTGTGCGCGGGGAACATCATCTGCAGCGTTGGTGCGGGCCTGCCGCTCGCCGGGCAGAAGAGCACGCCCGCCTCGGCAAGCGCGTCAATGCGCTCGTCCATATGCGGCGGCAGGCTCCCGTCGCTTGCCAGCAGCGTGAGGTCCATGTCAACGGCCAAAAGCTTGATGTCGGACAGGTCCCTGTCCTCGGTGTAGTCCTTCACGGTGTTCTCCTCCCCGGCGGGCACCCGCGGCCCGCCCCGGTCTGGGTCTAGTCGATAAACCCGGCGTCCTCGGTGCGTCCCTCGCGGTCGTCCGCGGCGGCCGTGGCCAGCGCGTCGCAGCGCTCGTTCTCGGGATGCCCCGCGTGACCCTTCACCCACTGCCAGTTCACGTCGTGGGGCTCCGCGGCCGCAAGCAGCCGCTTCCAGAGGTCGACGTTCTTGACCGGCTGCTTGCTGGCCGTCTTCCAGCCGCGCTTGATCCAGCCGGAGATCCAGTGCTGCCTGAAGGCGTTGACAACGTACTGGGAGTCCGTGACCATGGTCACGGTGCAGGGGCGCCGCAGCGCCTCCAGGCCTACGATGGCGCCCATGAGCTCCATGCGGTTGTTGGTGGTGCGCCGGTAGCCGTGGCTGAACTCGCGCTCGTGCACGCCGCCGGCAGGGTCCACGTAGCGCAGCACCGTGCCGTAGCCTCCCGGCCCCGGGTTTCCGCGAGAAGACCCGTCCGACCAGCAGGTCACCTGCATGCGTGCCCCGCCGGCAGCCACGCCGCCGGCCGCGGCCGCGCCCCCGCGCGGAGCCGCGGCCTCCACGAGCTTCTCGCCGGCGTCCTGGGCAAAGTCGTTCCAGCTTGCCACTACTTTGCCTCCGCCCAGTTGCTGCCGTAGCTCACCTCGGCGATGAGGGGGACCTTGAGCTGGGCCACGCCCTCCATGGTGGAGCGCACGAGCTCGCTTGCGGCCTCGAGCTCGCCTACGGGTACCTCGAGGTCAAGCTCGTCGTGGATCTGCAGCACCAGGCGGGAGGCAAGCCCCTCCTCGCGCAGGCGCCTCTCCACCTGAACCATTGCAATCTTGATGATGTCTGCGGCCGTGCCCTGCATGGGGTGGTTCATGGCCGTGCGCTCGCCGAAGGCAATGAGCTGCTTGTTCTTCTGCCTGAACTCCTTGATGTGGCGCTTGCGGCCGTACATGGTGGTGGCCCAGCCGCGCTCGTGCGCCAGGCGGACGGACTCGTCCAGGTAGGCGCGCACGCCCGGGTAGGCGTCAAAGTAGCGGTCGATCATCTCCTGTGCCTCCGCGCGGGGAATCTTGAGCGAGGTGGCCAGGCCGTAGGCCTGCTGTCCGTACACGATGCCAAAGTTCACGGCCTTGGCGCGGCTGCGTAGCTGCGGCGTGACCTCGTCCACCGGCACGCCAAAGACGCGCGCGGCGGTGGCGGCGTGGAAGTCCGCGCCGCTGTTGAAGGCCGCCACCAGGTGCTCGTCTCCGGAGAGGTGGGCGAGCAGCCGCAGCTCGATCTGGGAGTAGTCGCAGGCCAGGAACACGCTGCCCTCAGGCACCGTGAAGGCCTGGCGCACGCGGTGGCCCAGCTCGGAGCGGGTGGGGATGTTCTGCAGGTTGGGGTCGGAGCTGGAGAGGCGGCCCGTGGCGGCCACGGTCTGGTTGAGCGTGGTGTGGATGCGGCCGTCCCCACGCACCAGGGCCGGCAGCGCGTCCAGGTAGGTGGAGCGGATCTTGGCACGCTCGCGGTACTCCAGGACCTCGGCCACAACCTCGTGGTCGCGCGCGAGGTCTCCCAGCACCTTGGCGTTGGTGGAGTAGAACCCGCGCGAAGTCTTCTTGAGGCCCTTGGTGGGAAGCCCCAGCACGTCAAAGAGCACGTGGGAGAGCTGCATGGGGGAGTCCAGGTTGAAGTCCTCTCCTGCGGCCGCGTGGATCTTGTCCACCATGGCAGAGATCTCCGCCCCGAGCTCGGCGGACTGGGTGGCCAGGATGGACGGGTCGACGGAGAGGCCCTCGCGCTCCATCTGCGCCAGCACGGGCAGAAGCGGCATCTCTATTGCGGAGAAGAGCTCGGCCGAGCCGTCCTTGGCAAGGGCGTCCCCAAGCACGGGCACCAGCAGACGGGCCACCTCGGCGGCGTAGGCGGCGCGGGTGGGGGCGTCGTCGGCGCCGGACGCGGCCTGGCTGCCTGCGGCGGCCTCTGGCTCGGGCAGGGGGCAGCCCAGGTGGCGCTCGCACAGGGCCTCGGCGTCAAAGTCGGAGGCGTCGGACTCAAGCAGGTAGGCGGCCACGGAGACGTCCCAGATGCGCTTGGGGTCAACGTCTGCGCAGGCCAGGCGGGCAGACTCGGCGGAGTCCATGGGGCAGAGCGCGTGGAGAAGGTCCTTCACGCCGGCGGCGGCCAGGCGCCCCTGGCGGAAGAGCCGCTCCAGCGCGTCGTCCGCGGCGGCGCCGTCAAAGCGGCAGAGCGCGCCCTCGGTGGCGGCCCAGAGGGTGTGTCCCAGGCCAAAGAGGGCGCCGGCCGCGCGGTCGTCGTCAAGCGAGCAGCCCACCCAGGCGCCGGCCTCCATGGCGGCGGCAAGCGCGGCCTCGGCGTCCGCGCCGGTGACGACGCGCGGCAGGTCAAGGGCGGCGGGCGCCGGCACGTCCTTCTCGGCTGCGGACGCGGCGCCGGCTGCGGCGGCCACGTCGGCGGCGCTTGCGCCGGAGAGCTTGGCCAGGCGGCTCGTCATGCCGGTGAAGCCCAGGGCTGAGAACGCCGCCACCACGCGGGCCGGGTCGAAGGTGGGAAACCTGGCGTCGGCCAGGTCCAGCTCGATGGGCGCGTCCGTGCGGATGGTCGCCACCTTGCGGCTGAGCAGGGCGTCGTCCACGTGGGCGCGCAGGTTCTCGCCCATCTTGCCCTTGACCTCGTCCGCGTGGGCTATGATCTCGTCGAGGTTGCCGTACTGCACGATGAGGGCGGCCGCCTTCTTGGGGCCAATGCCGGGCACGCCGGGGATGTTGTCGGAGGCGTCTCCCTTGAGGCCGTAGAAGTCCGGCACCAGCTCCGGCGTGATGCCGTGGTAGAGGTCGTCCACGCTCTCCGGGGTCATGATGACCACGTCCGAGACGCCCTTCTTGGTGGAGACGATCTTGACGCTCTCCGTGGCCAGCTGGTACATGTCGCGGTCGCCGGTGAAGAGCAGCATCTCGTAGCCGGCGGCCTCGCCGCGGCGGGCCAGGGTGCCCAGGATGTCGTCTCCCTCCCAGCCCTCGAGCTCGCAGACGGGCACGTCAAGGGCGCCCAGGAGCTCCTTCACCATGGGGAACTGCTCGTGAAGCGCGGGGTCCATGGGCGGGCGCTGGGCCTTGTACTGGGGCAGCATCTCCATGCGGACGCGCGGCTTGCCCTTGTCGAAGGCGCAGATGACGCCGTCGGGCCGGAAGGTGTCGACGAGCTTGATGAACATGTTGAAGAAGCCGAAGAGCGCGTTGGTGGAGCGCCCGTCCGGCGCGCTCATGGGCTGGCGAATGGCGTGGAACGCGCGGTGCATGAGCGAGTTGCCGTCTATGACGGCGATGGTCCTTCTGTCTGGCATGTTGCTCCTCTCGGGGTGTCCTTCTCCATTGTAGGCGGCGAGGCGTGCCGTTGGGGACGGGGTGAATGGCGCGGGTGTCCCAGCGTGCCATTCACCCCCGTCCCCAATGGTGCGCCTGTGCTACGCTGCCACGCAGAAAGCGCGAGGAGGGAGATCCCATGAGAAGGCTGCTAGTGGTTGAGGACGACGCCGCCATCAGGGACGGCATTGTCTGCCTGCTGCGCCGCAACGGGTACGCTGCGGCCGCCGTGACGGACTTTGCCGACGTTGCCGGCCAGATTCTTGCCGCGGCCCCCGACCTGGTGCTTCTTGACCTCAACCTGCCGGGCGTGGACGGCGGTTTCATCTGCCGGGAGGTGCGCGCCTCAAGCCAGGTGCCCATCATCGCCGTCACCAGCCGCGACACCGACATGGACGAGCTGGTGACGCTGTCTGCCGGCGCGGACGACTTCGTGACCAAGCCCTACAACGAGCAGGTGCTTCTCGCCCGCATATCCTCGGTGCTCAAGCGCAGCTACGGCGAGGGGGCGGCCGCCTCGGCGCGCATCAGCGTGCGCGGGGTCACGCTGGACACCGCCCGCTGCGAGGTTTCCTTCGAGGGGCGCACGGCCGAGCTCACCAAGAACGAGCTGCGGATACTCGCGCTTCTCATGCGCTCGGCGGGCTCCGTGGTGAGCCGGCAGCGCATCCAGGAGGAGCTCTGGGAGTCCGACGACTTCGTGGACGACAACACCCTCACCGTCAACGTGAGCCACCTGCGGCAGACGCTCGGCCGCATCGGCGTGGAGGGCTTTGTCGGCACCAGGCGCGGCCTGGGCTACATCGTGGAGTAGGGGAGGGGAGAAGCCCGTGTCGCTTGCGACCTACCTGCGGGACCGGCTGCCCTCGGCCTTCGTGCGTGCGGCGGCGCTGGGACTGGTCGTGCTGGCGCTTGCCGCCTATGGCGTGGAGTCCGGCGTGCTGGCGTTCGTGACCGTGGCCTTCCTGGCGGGAGAGGCCACGGCGCTGCTGCTGGACTTCTGGCGGCGGCGGGGCTTCTACCGGCGGCTTGACCGCACGATGGAGGGGCTTGGCGAGCACGGCGTGGGCTACCTGGCGCCCGAGCTCACCCAGGAGCCGTCCACGCTGGAGGAGGCCGCCTTCCTGGACGCGCTGCGCCGCGCCTCCAAGTCCATGGCCGACCAGGTGGCCGCCATGCGCGCCGAGCAGCGCGACTACCGCGACTACGTGGAGACCTGGGTCCACGAGGTGAAGACCCCCATAGCCGCCGGCCGCCTGGTGGCCGCCAACAACCCAGGGCCCGCGACCGACGCCATGGACGCTGAGCTGGGGCGCATCGAGGGCTACGTCGAGCAGGCGCTCTACTACGCCCGCTCCACCACCCTTGACCGCGACTTCCAGGTGCGCGAGGTGGAGCTTTCCGACGTGGTGCGCGCGGCGCTGCGGAGAAACGCGCGGACGCTCATCGACGCGCGCGTGACGCCCGAGCTGGGCGAGCTCGGCCTCACCGTGAGCGCCGACCCCAAGTGGGTGGAGTTCATGCTGGGGCAGCTCATGGGCAACGCCGCCAAGTACCGCCGCGAGGACGGGGAGGCCGGGCGCCTGCGGCTGTGGGCCGAGCGCCGGCAGACGGGCATGGACGCCTGGGAGACGCTGCTCTTCGTGGAGGACGACGGCGTGGGCATCCCGCCCGAGGACCTGGGGCGCGTGTTTGATCGCGGCTTCACCGGCTCCAACGGCCGCCGCTACGCCCGTTCCACCGGCATGGGCCTCTACCTGGTGCGCGAGCTTGCCGGCAAGATGGGCCTGGCCGTGGGCATAGACTCCGAGCAGGGCCACTGGACCCGCGTGACCCTCGCCTTTCCCGCCAGCGCCCGCCGCTCCTAGCCGCGCAAATTGGGGACGTGTTCGTTTTTGCGCAAGTTTGGGACAGGTTGGGGCGCCGCTCGCCGCCGATGGCGTTCCGCTTGCGGCGCAGGTGTGTCCCCGGCTTGCGCAAAAACGAACACGTCCCCAATTTGCGGCGACAACGTCCCCACTGGCAGGTGAGGAAACCGTAAGGTGAGGCTCACCTGGAGACATGGCGGGGGAGGAGCCGCTGCGGGAGTATCTTCTCGTCATACAAAGCGCAACGAGAGGAGCCGCCTTGGCACCTTCGACCTCATCCTCACCTTCGACCTCAAGCGTCCCCGCCCTGCGCGTGCAGGCGGTGGAGAAGTACTACGGAAGCCGCGAGAACGTCACCCGCGCCCTGGACGGGATCTCGCTCGACGTGGCGCGGGGGGAGTTCGTGGCCGTCATGGGCCCGTCCGGCTCGGGCAAGACCACGCTGCTCAACTGCATCTCCACCATCGACCGCCCCTCGGCCGGCCACATCCTGGTTGACGGCCAGGACGTCTGCGACCTGCGTCGCGGCGAGCTGGCGCGCTTCCGCCGCGAGCGCCTGGGCTTTGTCTTCCAGGACGCCAACCTGCTGGACACCCTGACCGCGCGCGAGAACATCGCCCTGGCGCTCACGATCAACCACGTGGCCCCGCGCGAGGTCAGCGCCCGCGTGGAGGCCGTGGCCGCCCGCCTGCAGATCTCCGAGGTCCTGGACAAGATGCCGCACGAGATGAGCGGCGGCCAGCGCCAGCGCGTGGCCTGCGCCCGCGCCATCGTGTGCGACCCGGCGCTGGTCCTGGCCGACGAGCCCACCGGCGCCCTAGACTCTCGTAACTCCCGCAAGCTCCTGGAGTGCCTCACGCAGATGAACGAGGCCGGCGCCACCATCATCATGGTCACGCACGACTCCTTTGCGGCCAGCTATGCCCACCGCGCGCTCTTCATCAAAGACGGCCGCCTCTTCAACGAGCTCTCCCGCGGCGCCGCCCCGCGCGGCCGCTTCTTCGACCAGATCATGGACGTCGTGAGCTTCCTTGGAGGGGAGGACGGAGATGCTGCCTAAGATCGCGCTCGGAAACGTCCGCAAGTCCCTGCGGGACTTCTCCGTCTTCTTCATCACCCTGGTCTTTGGCGTCTGCGTGTTCTACGCCTTTGCCTCCATCAACGACCAGACCGCCGTCATCGACCTCAACGAGCTGCAGTCCGCGGCGGTCGCCACCGTCACGCGCATGCTCTCGGGGGTCTCGCTCTTCGTCGCCGTCATCCTCGGGTTTCTCGTCGTGTATGCCAACCGGTTCCTCGTGCGGAGGCGCAAGCGAGAGTTTGGCATCTACCTCACGCTGGGCATGGGTCGCGCCCAGGTGGCGGCCATCATGGTCATGGAGACGCTTGCCGTGGGCGTGGCGGCCCTGGTGGTGGGCCTCGCGCTGGGCGTGCTCCTCTCTCAGGTCATGATGTACGTCACGGCCAACCTCTTTGAGGCCACCATCCCGGGCTTTGCCTTTGTCTTCTCGCCGAGGGCGGCGCTCTCTACGCTGGTGTGCTTTGCGGCGATCTTTGCCCTGTCGCTCCTGCTCAATGTGCGCGAGGTCTCCCGCTACAAGCTCATCGACCTCATCAACGCGGACAAGGTCAGCGAGAAGGTCAAGGTGAGGTGCCTGCCCGTCTCGGTGGTGCTCTTTGTGGTCTCGCTCGTCCTCATGGGCGTGGCCTACCGCACGCTGCTCGACAACGGCATCATGTCCGACAAGTTTGGCCTGGCCACGGCCCTGGTCACGGTGGGCACGGCTCTGTTCTTCTTCAGCGTCTCCGGCTTCCTGCTGCGCTTCCTACAGGGCCGTCCCGGCGTCTACCTGCGCGGCCTCAACGCCTTCACGCTGCGCCAGCTCAACAGCCGCGTGAACACGGCCTGGGTCTCCATCACGCTGGTCTGCGCCATGCTCTTCGTGGCCATCTGCGGCGTGTGCACGGGCTTCTCGGTGAGCCGCGGCCTTTCCGACGCGCTGGAGAAGGGAAGCCCGTATGACGCGTCGATCAGCGCGTACCCCAGGGGCCTGATGATCGCGGGCATGGACGACGCCGACTACGACCTGCCCGAGGTCAACGAGGAGGCGGCGTCAGACGGCTTTGACATGGTGGCCGGCATGCGCCGCAAGGTCTCCGACTGGGACGACATCGTCTCTGCGTCCGCGCAGGTCAACCAGTACATGCCGTTCGGGTTCCAGGGCGGGATCTCCCAGCGGTGGGCCTACGAGACCACGAGCTACGCGGCCGACGCCACGCTTGACGAGGTCCTGGGGCAGAACGACTCCCGCTTTGCCTTTGTCAGGGTCTCCCAGTACAACGCCCTGCGCGCCCTTCTCGGCGAGAAGCCCGTGGAGCTGGGACGGGACGAGTGCCTGGTCTGGAGTGACTTTGCGCCGCTCGACGGCTTCTGGGAGGCGTTCATCGAGCAGCATCCCGGCTTCGAGGCACTGGGGACCACGCTTCACCCGCGGGGCATGGCCCACGAGACGCTCTACAACACTTCCGCCGCCTCGGTGACGGGCGTCTTCGTAGTAGCCGACGAGGTCCTTCCCGCCGACCTGGTGCCTTCCGTGACCAGCCTGGACGTCACGTATTCCGGTTCCGTCGAGGAGTGCGAGCAGCGCTTCCAAGACGCCTGCGAGAAGGCCTGCGGACCCGCCAACTCGCGTGGCGTGGAGGCTTGGCCGGTGTGCTTCATGGAGACCCGCCAGGCCATTGCCGACAGCACCGTGGGCCTCACGGTGGTGACCACCTACCTGGCCATCTACATCGGCGTGATCCTGCTCATCAGCTGCGCCTCCGTGCTGTCCATCCAGCAGCTCTCCGCCGTGGCCGACGACGTGAGCCGCTATCGCGTGCTGGCCGAGCTCGGAGCCGAGCCCGCCCAGATCCGCCGCGCGCTCATGGTGCAGGTGGGCGTGTACTTCGTCTTTCCGCTGGTGGTGGCCGTCTGCCACGCGGCCTGCGCGCTCACCAGCATCAACGGCCTGATCTCGCTCATGACGGGCTTCGACATCAGCAACGCCCTGGTGGCCACGGTGCTCTTCGTGCTGGCGCTCTATGGCGGCTACTACCTGCTGACCTACCAGACTTCCAAGGCCATGGTCCTGCGTCCCGCCATGAGGTAGGCGCGCCGGGCACGGGGAAGCGGGGCGGGGGAGAGTCTCCCTCGCCCCGCTATTTCTTGCTCTTCTCGTCACTGTCTTGTCACCTGTAAAGTCAAGTGTCATACTGCTGTCCGTTTACGTTGAGACGAAGAAGGGGATGGCATGGTATCTGACGAGATGCGCGCGGAGGTTGAGCGGCTCAAGCGCGAGAAGGACGCCGTGGTCCTGGCCCACTACTACGTGACGCCCGACGCCCAGGAGCTCGCCGACTACGTGGGAGACTCGTTCTTCCTCTCCAAGAAGGCCGCCACGCTTGACTGCAAGACGCTGGTCTTTGCCGGCGTCCGCTTCATGGCCGAGAGCGCAAAGCTCCTCTCGCCTGGCAAGACCGTGCTCATGCCGGAGCCCAGCGCGGACTGTCCCATGGCCCACATGGTGCAGAAGGCCACCGTGGACGCCGCCCGCGCCAAGTACGGCGACGACCTTGCCGTGGCCTGCTACGTCAACTCCACCACCGAGATGAAGGCCTGGTCAGACGTCTGCGTGACCAGCTCAAACGCCGTCAAGATCGTGCGCGCCCTTCCGCAGAAGAACGTGCTGTTCATCCCTGACATGAACCTCGGCCACTACGTGGCGCTGCAGGCTCCCGAGAAGAACGTCATCCTGAACGACGGGTTCTGCCCCACGCACGAGGCCATCGAGCTCGCCGAGGTGGAGGCCGCCCGCCGCGAGCACCCCGGCGCCCTGGTGCTGGCCCACCCCGAGTGCGGCGACTGGGTGCTCAGGGAGGCCGACGTCGTGGGCTCCACCTCGCAAATCATCGAGGCGGCCGTGGCCTCCGACGCACGCGAGTTCATCGTCTGCACCGTCCACGGCGTCATCCACGAGCTGGAGGCCCGCACGGCCGGCACCGGCAAGCGCTTCTACTTCCCGGCCACCACG
Protein-coding regions in this window:
- a CDS encoding HAD family hydrolase, giving the protein MKDYTEDRDLSDIKLLAVDMDLTLLASDGSLPPHMDERIDALAEAGVLFCPASGRPAPTLQMMFPAHKDSIAFCADNGGWVIYQGRTAFRDLIRPELWHEVLDFAAADGNCAPVLCAFDKAYVLERDRQFHEDIYKYYKDIHYVGSFDEVDDEADKVTIFFPDYDAEPRFASVYEPRFGSRLYVTNAGREWIDFMNLGVSKGSGVAHLCRQLGIGLADAAAVGDTYNDIPMLSAVGHSFVVANAEEHMHAHADYLVPSNDDHGVATLIDAILAAKGR
- the rnhA gene encoding ribonuclease HI, with the translated sequence MQVTCWSDGSSRGNPGPGGYGTVLRYVDPAGGVHEREFSHGYRRTTNNRMELMGAIVGLEALRRPCTVTMVTDSQYVVNAFRQHWISGWIKRGWKTASKQPVKNVDLWKRLLAAAEPHDVNWQWVKGHAGHPENERCDALATAAADDREGRTEDAGFID
- the polA gene encoding DNA polymerase I, giving the protein MPDRRTIAVIDGNSLMHRAFHAIRQPMSAPDGRSTNALFGFFNMFIKLVDTFRPDGVICAFDKGKPRVRMEMLPQYKAQRPPMDPALHEQFPMVKELLGALDVPVCELEGWEGDDILGTLARRGEAAGYEMLLFTGDRDMYQLATESVKIVSTKKGVSDVVIMTPESVDDLYHGITPELVPDFYGLKGDASDNIPGVPGIGPKKAAALIVQYGNLDEIIAHADEVKGKMGENLRAHVDDALLSRKVATIRTDAPIELDLADARFPTFDPARVVAAFSALGFTGMTSRLAKLSGASAADVAAAAGAASAAEKDVPAPAALDLPRVVTGADAEAALAAAMEAGAWVGCSLDDDRAAGALFGLGHTLWAATEGALCRFDGAAADDALERLFRQGRLAAAGVKDLLHALCPMDSAESARLACADVDPKRIWDVSVAAYLLESDASDFDAEALCERHLGCPLPEPEAAAGSQAASGADDAPTRAAYAAEVARLLVPVLGDALAKDGSAELFSAIEMPLLPVLAQMEREGLSVDPSILATQSAELGAEISAMVDKIHAAAGEDFNLDSPMQLSHVLFDVLGLPTKGLKKTSRGFYSTNAKVLGDLARDHEVVAEVLEYRERAKIRSTYLDALPALVRGDGRIHTTLNQTVAATGRLSSSDPNLQNIPTRSELGHRVRQAFTVPEGSVFLACDYSQIELRLLAHLSGDEHLVAAFNSGADFHAATAARVFGVPVDEVTPQLRSRAKAVNFGIVYGQQAYGLATSLKIPRAEAQEMIDRYFDAYPGVRAYLDESVRLAHERGWATTMYGRKRHIKEFRQKNKQLIAFGERTAMNHPMQGTAADIIKIAMVQVERRLREEGLASRLVLQIHDELDLEVPVGELEAASELVRSTMEGVAQLKVPLIAEVSYGSNWAEAK
- a CDS encoding response regulator transcription factor, translating into MRRLLVVEDDAAIRDGIVCLLRRNGYAAAAVTDFADVAGQILAAAPDLVLLDLNLPGVDGGFICREVRASSQVPIIAVTSRDTDMDELVTLSAGADDFVTKPYNEQVLLARISSVLKRSYGEGAAASARISVRGVTLDTARCEVSFEGRTAELTKNELRILALLMRSAGSVVSRQRIQEELWESDDFVDDNTLTVNVSHLRQTLGRIGVEGFVGTRRGLGYIVE
- a CDS encoding sensor histidine kinase translates to MSLATYLRDRLPSAFVRAAALGLVVLALAAYGVESGVLAFVTVAFLAGEATALLLDFWRRRGFYRRLDRTMEGLGEHGVGYLAPELTQEPSTLEEAAFLDALRRASKSMADQVAAMRAEQRDYRDYVETWVHEVKTPIAAGRLVAANNPGPATDAMDAELGRIEGYVEQALYYARSTTLDRDFQVREVELSDVVRAALRRNARTLIDARVTPELGELGLTVSADPKWVEFMLGQLMGNAAKYRREDGEAGRLRLWAERRQTGMDAWETLLFVEDDGVGIPPEDLGRVFDRGFTGSNGRRYARSTGMGLYLVRELAGKMGLAVGIDSEQGHWTRVTLAFPASARRS
- a CDS encoding ABC transporter ATP-binding protein, whose product is MAPSTSSSPSTSSVPALRVQAVEKYYGSRENVTRALDGISLDVARGEFVAVMGPSGSGKTTLLNCISTIDRPSAGHILVDGQDVCDLRRGELARFRRERLGFVFQDANLLDTLTARENIALALTINHVAPREVSARVEAVAARLQISEVLDKMPHEMSGGQRQRVACARAIVCDPALVLADEPTGALDSRNSRKLLECLTQMNEAGATIIMVTHDSFAASYAHRALFIKDGRLFNELSRGAAPRGRFFDQIMDVVSFLGGEDGDAA
- a CDS encoding ABC transporter permease, producing the protein MLPKIALGNVRKSLRDFSVFFITLVFGVCVFYAFASINDQTAVIDLNELQSAAVATVTRMLSGVSLFVAVILGFLVVYANRFLVRRRKREFGIYLTLGMGRAQVAAIMVMETLAVGVAALVVGLALGVLLSQVMMYVTANLFEATIPGFAFVFSPRAALSTLVCFAAIFALSLLLNVREVSRYKLIDLINADKVSEKVKVRCLPVSVVLFVVSLVLMGVAYRTLLDNGIMSDKFGLATALVTVGTALFFFSVSGFLLRFLQGRPGVYLRGLNAFTLRQLNSRVNTAWVSITLVCAMLFVAICGVCTGFSVSRGLSDALEKGSPYDASISAYPRGLMIAGMDDADYDLPEVNEEAASDGFDMVAGMRRKVSDWDDIVSASAQVNQYMPFGFQGGISQRWAYETTSYAADATLDEVLGQNDSRFAFVRVSQYNALRALLGEKPVELGRDECLVWSDFAPLDGFWEAFIEQHPGFEALGTTLHPRGMAHETLYNTSAASVTGVFVVADEVLPADLVPSVTSLDVTYSGSVEECEQRFQDACEKACGPANSRGVEAWPVCFMETRQAIADSTVGLTVVTTYLAIYIGVILLISCASVLSIQQLSAVADDVSRYRVLAELGAEPAQIRRALMVQVGVYFVFPLVVAVCHAACALTSINGLISLMTGFDISNALVATVLFVLALYGGYYLLTYQTSKAMVLRPAMR
- the nadA gene encoding quinolinate synthase NadA, giving the protein MVSDEMRAEVERLKREKDAVVLAHYYVTPDAQELADYVGDSFFLSKKAATLDCKTLVFAGVRFMAESAKLLSPGKTVLMPEPSADCPMAHMVQKATVDAARAKYGDDLAVACYVNSTTEMKAWSDVCVTSSNAVKIVRALPQKNVLFIPDMNLGHYVALQAPEKNVILNDGFCPTHEAIELAEVEAARREHPGALVLAHPECGDWVLREADVVGSTSQIIEAAVASDAREFIVCTVHGVIHELEARTAGTGKRFYFPATTPVCPNMARVTAEKVLACLRDGTGEVGLPDESVIAGSTRALDLMLDYAKS